A segment of the Mesotoga infera genome:
TCTCAGCAGAAATACGCCATATCCGCTGACAGCAAATGGCATGATTAATGCTAAATACGTATCAACCCAACCGATCTTAGTCAACAAGAAGAAATTTGGAATCAGAAACAGGAAATTCGGAAACATCATGGTCGCCAGTATGAACCTGAAAAGAACCTTCTTCCCGGTGAAATTCATCTTCGCAAAGACATAACCGCCAAGCGCGCTCGTGAAAGCGACCAACAAAGAGATGCTTGTGGCCACTATCACACTGTTAAGAAGATATCGGAAGAAAGGCACCCTCTTGAGCACAGCCGCGTAGTTGCCCCATTGCGGAACTGTAGGCACTAATTTGGGCGGTACTGAGACAAATTCTCGCACAGTCATCAGAGAAGAAGATAGAAGCCATAGAAAAGGATATACCATTATGAAACCCGCTGCAGCAATCAAAGCGTATTTTAGTACTGCTCTAATTCTTTTCTTCTCAAGATTATGCATAGTAACTCTCCAATCCGCCCTTCCTAAAGGATCTAAGGGCCAACAGAGTTGTGAAGAGAGAGATGACGAATAGTACTACTGAAGCTGCCAATGCCTTTCCCATCTGCATATATGAGAAGGCGGTGTTGTACATATATATCGACACCAGTTGGGTGCTTGAAGACGGCGCGGCCCCTCCCATTATGTAGATCAGATCGAAGGTTTGCCAGGCGTTGATTAAACCTGTTACAAGTAAGAATAGAGTGGTCGGCTTCAGAAGCGGGAGAGTAATGCATATAAAGGTCTTGAACTTCGACGAGCCATCAATCCTCGCTGCATCATAATATGAAGAAGGTATCGAGTCAAGCCCCGCTGTGAAGATAAGCATTGGAACTCCAAGACCACTCCAGATTGCAACGATCACTATTGAAGGCAGAACAAGTTTCGGATCTGAAAGCCAAGCTTTACCGGGAATACCTAGCCAGCCCAAAGTATGGTTAATCACACCATAACTCGGGTTATAGAGATAGCTCCAGATCTTTCCAACCGCGACTGCAGGTGTTATCATCGGAGCAAAGAAGACAAATCTCCACACTGCTGATCCCCTTACCTTGTAAAGTGCCATAGCGACGAACAGTGCAAGAATAACGCTCGCAAATGTGACAACAAGAGCAAAGACAACAGTATTCAATAGGCCCGATCTGAACATTGGATCAGAGAATAGACTCAGGTAGTTGCCAAGGCCGACAAAGGATGCTCCGATCGGTGAGACAAGCATATTCCAGTCTTTAAAAGAGATCAGAATGGAAAAGCCTACAGCAAAGCAGAAGAAAACTGCAAAAAAAAGAAGTATTGGGCTTAAGAACAGATACGCTGTAAGGTTTTCTTTGCCTTTTCTTGTCACACTAACACCTCCGTACAGATCAACGAAGAATAGAGGTGGGTACTGGCCCCACCTCTAGATTTAATCAGTTAGCAGAATGAAGGATGGAGTCTATTTTCGATGCAGCATCCTTCATAGCCTGCTCAGGAGTTTTCATGCAGTTCATTGCAGCTACAATTTCGTCCATAATCGTTTTCTTTATCTGATCACCCTGGGTTACATTCGGTTCTGAAGTAGCTACATTAAGAAGTGATACGTATTCTTGCAGATCTACTAGCTGGGATGTGAAGTATGCAAGATCACTTTCATTAGGCGGGATTACGCCTATAACCTGTGCGCCCAGTTCTCCGGCTCTAGTTATTTTGGGGGCAGCTTTGTATTGCAGAGCAAACCAGTCAAGGAATTTCCAAGCCTCTTCCTGGTGCTCAGAACCACTATGAACAGCGTAGAAGAACGTATAGGCCGAGGTTGCAGGTTTGTCCAGATAAGGAATAGGAGCTATACCTACAATATCTTCGTACTCGTCTCCAAAAGCTTCCTTCAAATAGGAGACATACCATGGTGCTTTGATAACCATTGCAACATTCTTCTGGGTGAAATCGTAAAGACCGCCTGCAGTATCTGTAACTCCTTCTTTGAAGAGATCAACAACAGCTTCCATAGCACGAATTGCGGCCTGGCTGTCCAGAAGTGATTTCGTTAAATCGTCGTTGAAGGGATCTCCTCCAGCGCTGTAAAGAAGTGCGAAATACGGATGAACTATGTCACTTACAGAACTCTCCTCTAGCATCGGAAATGCGAAGCCATATTGTGAGATGACTCCTCGAGAATCCTTCTTTGTAAGTAGCTTTCCATATTCAACTAGCTCATCCCATGTCTCCGGCGGCTCATGCAGACCAACTTCTGCAAACAGTCGCTTGTTGTAGATCAGAGCATAAGTATTTACTTCTGCCGGAATGCCCATTATTGTGTCACTGATAGTTGCTCCCTGGACCGAAGTTAGTGAGAAATCCGACTTAACTCTTGATGCAATATGTTCAGGAGCAACAGCAAGTACTTGCGAGCCAACCAGTTGTACTCCCCAAAGAGAATACAGGTTGTAGATGTCCGCCGCTCTGCCCGCCATGTGCCCTACGAGTATTTGTTGCAGATAGTTGCCGAAAGGAACTTCTCTAATCTCAATCTTAATGCCGGGGTTTAGGGCTTCATATTCTTCCAGATAATGCTTTAGTCCAGGATAAAGAAGGTTTCCACTTTTGTCGAATATCCCGTTCACACGAAAATCCGACCAGTGAGTCTGGAACACGAGGGTGGTTTGCGAGAACACAATGGACGCAATCAAAACGAATAGAACGAAAATCGTTTTCTTCATACTCTCTCCTCCTTTGTAGACAGTCGACCTTCTGATGCGTACTACTCATCAAGTGAATGAGCAGAAATTCTCTTGTTATGTTCATCGAATATCTCAAGATTATGACCAACTCCGTAACCCTCAACATTCG
Coding sequences within it:
- a CDS encoding carbohydrate ABC transporter permease, which produces MHNLEKKRIRAVLKYALIAAAGFIMVYPFLWLLSSSLMTVREFVSVPPKLVPTVPQWGNYAAVLKRVPFFRYLLNSVIVATSISLLVAFTSALGGYVFAKMNFTGKKVLFRFILATMMFPNFLFLIPNFFLLTKIGWVDTYLALIMPFAVSGYGVFLLRQFIMNIPSELIESATIDGASQIRIFMQIVVPLSLPAMATLVLLTFVAQWNNFLWPMIVTSFTPSLTTIPVGIAKLSLSFGSLANQHLVLAGMVLQILPVILLFLFLQRYYVKGIVMTGFGGI
- a CDS encoding extracellular solute-binding protein; this translates as MKKTIFVLFVLIASIVFSQTTLVFQTHWSDFRVNGIFDKSGNLLYPGLKHYLEEYEALNPGIKIEIREVPFGNYLQQILVGHMAGRAADIYNLYSLWGVQLVGSQVLAVAPEHIASRVKSDFSLTSVQGATISDTIMGIPAEVNTYALIYNKRLFAEVGLHEPPETWDELVEYGKLLTKKDSRGVISQYGFAFPMLEESSVSDIVHPYFALLYSAGGDPFNDDLTKSLLDSQAAIRAMEAVVDLFKEGVTDTAGGLYDFTQKNVAMVIKAPWYVSYLKEAFGDEYEDIVGIAPIPYLDKPATSAYTFFYAVHSGSEHQEEAWKFLDWFALQYKAAPKITRAGELGAQVIGVIPPNESDLAYFTSQLVDLQEYVSLLNVATSEPNVTQGDQIKKTIMDEIVAAMNCMKTPEQAMKDAASKIDSILHSAN
- a CDS encoding sugar ABC transporter permease, giving the protein MTRKGKENLTAYLFLSPILLFFAVFFCFAVGFSILISFKDWNMLVSPIGASFVGLGNYLSLFSDPMFRSGLLNTVVFALVVTFASVILALFVAMALYKVRGSAVWRFVFFAPMITPAVAVGKIWSYLYNPSYGVINHTLGWLGIPGKAWLSDPKLVLPSIVIVAIWSGLGVPMLIFTAGLDSIPSSYYDAARIDGSSKFKTFICITLPLLKPTTLFLLVTGLINAWQTFDLIYIMGGAAPSSSTQLVSIYMYNTAFSYMQMGKALAASVVLFVISLFTTLLALRSFRKGGLESYYA